In the Topomyia yanbarensis strain Yona2022 chromosome 3, ASM3024719v1, whole genome shotgun sequence genome, one interval contains:
- the LOC131693692 gene encoding uncharacterized protein LOC131693692, with amino-acid sequence MDDEDEPTASPPITSNETTQHTSTSTNPPHVSPNSCSENEIPLDTEDRTIEATTGDSQEEHCNEPCAVEPDPKQTENEHETNESSEHIESTDIDMQQMAPTTEETVRETEADKQEIAQPEKRPLVQPDELVDTTTEAKGESMEGHEFSPELPVQDTGASVSDLFHQVVDDDSLRPEIIKDNEQQEEIAEQIVKHKANGNLASEPVETESSLTSQSQDSLVGNTGDNALDAPQENNNDFSPRPNDDNTDKSDSDMSPIQTKVQSNDEEPCTDDDGEDRIEIDADDADDDDDRRSKDALSKHQLGEDSLNEVEREVEESEDRMDFKDGDNNKSEEQEDIEAGHDSTTAELHLNGDISNDGCHASDDGCPMEETDSTSLKRPRSVSPTCANRSDIQEPSSKLLKTDDSSLLETDAPDPVEQGSPEVSHEIKQNTELLENIEPLNQSIDSGKSSLGDSNEPEEEAASLVPTESTSSQEKSQSDPQAAKEDNIEDDDLDDDKSSSSSSSSSSSSSSDSDSSDDEAKEEEEELENKLSLCEKDEQPVEKLELITSVQVQPTPEQTSCNTVAPAGIKFEDNESRSQLEMDESCSLTSEEYEEAEDEMEENENGAKITKSEGLKLSISLKRPTLEGNPAPVMEQLPPVVVPQPVDFSNFLSLDKIFGERSELIKIDYNSKPVVHNISDKVQEMETDMLPAETVPTEGYSLLGNQLKTNYVGVNSADFVVDESSDTLDEDNRLVIAEKQRKGRKKDNSPTKQPQFPLQQPWNPAGSYPSLIRTSVAKGPAKRPYQQRPQQSLMKTMLASSKIPQQHLPIPPALPPQMPPEQQSPLLPIAPPQQEKKKDKKKVFLCSPCGTHFENWNLFKHMREVHKKYICLYCLGIFQSAERLVTHLEAKHQVRKKQFSSFDEYQQQQNVDSSKSLYLMCARCEHIFEKTSPSDEQAIVQHDCANYLEKCNNCGCLKQSKHKCDKKVELLAASAQPGGQFNNFSSIGNINNNVRFSINNYDNRASSSSTAVMFSYDNHTNNNNGNQDNLNQLNSLAGAGRPMLPNNRKTSSKKAKITQRQPLSDFNAQMLLPTSDQPPTQIVEPAASTFISPILQSRLTKPLESIPTLSYPAELLQPPSSSQESLDQHASRRMQDKIKAPKLNFNQTTTLSTIPASLLNVTETPTELPPVPELPAHVHQEDENVAQPPLVPKLKVKIPKQYCTPIESEDSSTESDYDYNEADEDDDDDVEGGGENEMQQTPAMAEITSHPPAMDHLVDTPASTNCRIEDDMKLDPVEMDIEEEGDRQPVSLPPEMGPAPMPQHHRTEIEKPASPEPMAVDETSQHPVPLDHEQAAPEPPVAKSSIEPEPPSDGIVIADEDSQMFDLTLDEPLDKIHIRDFIKICLQSTVPFCLYCNHARRIAVNGKYLALHLIATHRFQATVNSITAEELLPATIVQRFKVCLDELEPMFFNLETFDSSWTAEQKAVTYPKQFECFQCRFITTIHKELYLHNRKMHQKSLLICLMCRANFFSYSELLCHMCPGAPNRLGILDYTFRCSLCSIDGIPSAFRLMVHLRKRHFACDVCLEQCVEQGALSNHVWKHKLHHLCYRCGIAYRNKADILKHLFWKHGTEGVLCKRCLQKKWPHVYHFCAPPAQFICEVCQMGFGKSLALKVHQRLHNGEEKYPCSEDGCEKKFISKKLLLKHVQRHYEPTQPPLSPPKNKDPTPEPEPISKQKVEEQEKPVEDTKPAKEESIDDGKVKVEVKEEKKESDLGKPTENSRKKKKKRSKEDQEKSLTDLINLPALNLSESDSSDNSDAENSNTSSKRFVSVPGTTLSESSGDEQSPALKKEEPKEDATTEESTQAGTEQVMAIWNNFKNYQASRTNSRRASLAEDISEEQFVDKLLKTKILHVSQSDHDYCRMTKKVYPQIKAAEAGETIVIDDDGNLEGVKKRESLLKSSTQSSHSKKQKSPRKRKPSKSGSDSSSSGSGSDSDSSCECGSNCSCSSSSSGSSSSSSDDSESSDENAAKKKIKEVEDRLGKVKEEEQPPEKEEVPVLPPEPVDPDTIIRESDLETDESETDEEFYDDHPQKLANQMLAEKRKQLLQQTCMSPLNTYGIVENSRPSTPSLPPEEQGVKKKVKLKKRKRERKLAKKTPLQLLSQKHHMNIPPLLNLNHVDQFSPVPVLQAPPLTAPPVFHQLNSPKIPPLADHSTPSTPLNTFTSKSSSKTLSPRLSTGNSSESDAPLKRSQRSRKPNKFYGYTSDEEPASALTPQASKNPEKSILSVMKPTPPPNLVWSKEDLPSPPIVKTKTPKLKQPEHHTPVTSRVLPSPITPVQQPPRVVTTRIPQAPVHHIHASPMSTPHQTDADSDSSQEGVLQISHKPMKTTPHRPPPPLPKLKLSIAKKTPVRGTPKAPGSRKRGSAKSKTPKSAPPTIPPATARSLAPDFPAPVVASAPPFEPPIMDTRIPKVPPLGSFPSITTEFFPPNQIRIPAGWRPPREGESVYCYCRCPYDEVSEMIACDGDNCRIEWFHFECVGIIMPPKGKWFCPECKMKQQGSGAEPTPFVIGAGSTGSVIPATATLGGPARMLQ; translated from the exons GACTTATTCCATCAGGTTGTTGATGATGATTCTCTGCGACCAGAAATAATTAAGGATAATGAGCAACAAGAGGAAATTGCAGAACAGATAGTGAAACATAAAGCAAATGGGAATTTAGCGAGTGAACCAGTTGAAACAGAAAGTAGCCTAACTAGCCAATCTCAGGATAGCTTAGTAGGTAACACGGGAGACAACGCGTTGGATGCGCCGCAGGAAAACAATAATGATTTTTCGCCGCGACCAAACGACGATAACACCGACAAAAGTGATTCGGATATGTCTCCTATCCAGACGAAAGTGCAAAGCAACGATgaagaaccttgcacagatgaCGACGGGGAAGATCGCATAGAGATCGACGCAGAtgatgctgatgatgatgatgatcgtAGAAGTAAAGATGCATTGAGCAAGCATCAGCTAGGCGAAGATTCTTTGAATGAGGTAGAACGAGAAGTAGAAGAAAGTGAAGATCGGATGGATTTTAAGGACGGAGACAACAATAAGAGCGAGGAGCAGGAAGATATTGAAGCTGGACATGATAGTACAACAGCAG AACTCCACCTGAATGGAGACATCTCGAACGACGGATGTCACGCATCCGACGACGGTTGCCCTATGGAAGAAACCGATTCAACGTCACTCAAACGGCCACGGTCAGTTAGCCCAACCTGTGCGAACAGAAGCGACATTCAGGAACCTTCCAGTAAGTTGCTAAAGACCGATGATTCTAGTTTACTGGAAACAGATGCGCCAGATCCAGTAGAACAAGGAAGCCCTGAGGTTTCACACGAAATCAAACAAAACACGGAGCTACTAGAAAACATTGAACCTTTGAATCAGTCCATTGATTCGGGAAAGTCTTCTTTGGGAGATAGCAATGAACCAGAGGAGGAAGCGGCTTCTTTAGTGCCGACAGAAAGTACATCATCCCAAGAGAAGTCACAAAGCGATCCTCAGGCGGCAAAAGAAGATAATATAGAAGACGACGATTTGGACGATGATAAATCTAGCAGTTCGAGTTCGTCTAGCTCGTCAAGCTCAAGCTCGGATTCCGATAGCTCTGATGACGAGGCtaaggaagaagaagaagaattaGAGAATAAATTATCACTTTGTGAAAAAGACGAGCAACCAGTAGAGAAGTTGGAGTTGATAACTTCCGTGCAGGTACAACCGACTCCGGAACAAACTAGTTGCAACACAGTTGCGCCTGCTGGAATCAAATTCGAAGACAATGAGAGTCGATCTCAATTGGAAATGGACGAATCGTGTTCTCTTACTTCTGAAGAGTATGAAGAGGCTGAGGATGAAATGGAAGAAAATGAAAACGGTGCCAAAATAACTAAAAGTGAAGGACTAAAGTTGTCGATTTCGCTAAAACGGCCCACATTAGAAGGCAATCCAGCACCAGTGATGGAGCAATTGCCTCCGGTAGTTGTGCCACAGCCAGTGGATTTTAGTAACTTCCTAAGTTTAGATAAGATATTCGGTGAGCGGTCCGAGCTGATCAAAATTGATTACAATAGTAAACCGGTGGTGCACAATATTAGCGATAAGGTACAAGAAATGGAAACTGATATGCTTCCAGCTGAAACCGTCCCCACTGAGGGTTACAGTTTACTTGGTAATCAACTAAAAACCAACTACGTCGGTGTTAATTCAGCTGACTTTGTGGTAGACGAATCATCAGACACATTAGATGAAGACAATAGACTAGTTATAGCTGAGAAACAACGCAAGGGAAGAAAGAAAGACAATTCGCCCACCAAACAACCACAGTTTCCGTTACAACAGCCCTGGAATCCTGCAGGTTCATATCCTTCGTTGATACGAACTAGTGTGGCTAAAGGCCCTGCCAAACGACCATATCAGCAACGACCGCAACAATCTCTAATGAAAACGATGCTCGCGAGCAGCAAGATTCCTCAACAGCATTTGCCTATTCCTCCAGCCCTACCTCCTCAAATGCCGCCGGAACAGCAAAGTCCGCTACTTCCCATTGCTCCCCCGCAGCAAGAGAAGAAAAAAGACAAGAAGAAGGTCTTTTTGTGCTCACCATGCGGGACccatttcgaaaattggaactTGTTCAAACACATGCGCGAAGTGCATAAGAAGTACATTTGTTTGTACTGCTTAGGTATTTTTCAGTCAGCTGAAAGGCTTGTGACACATCTGGAGGCCAAACATCAGGTGCGAAAGAAGCAGTTTTCTAGTTTTGATGAGTATCAACAGCAGCAGAATGTGGACTCTAGTAAATCACTCTATCTAATGTGTGCTCGATGTGAACACATATTCGAAAAGACGTCCCCGAGCGACGAGCAAGCGATTGTGCAACATGATTGTGCTAATTATTTAGAGAAATGTAACAACTGCGGCTGTCTGAAGCAGTCCAAACATAAGTGTGACAAAAAGGTGGAACTGTTGGCGGCAAGTGCACAGCCCGGTGGacaatttaacaattttagtTCGATTGGCAATATAAATAATAACGTTAGATTTAGCATAAACAACTACGATAATAGAGCTAGTAGTAGTTCGACGGCTGTGATGTTTAGTTACGATAATCATACAAATAATAATAACGGCAACCAGGATAATCTGAATCAGCTGAATAGTCTAGCCGGTGCAGGTCGACCGATGCTACCGAATAATCGGAAAACGTCAAGCAAAAAAGCTAAGATCACCCAGAGACAACCACTGTCCGATTTCAACGCACAGATGTTGCTTCCTACGAGTGACCAGCCACCGACTCAAATTGTGGAACCTGCAGCCAGCACTTTCATAAGTCCCATTTTACAATCTCGATTAACGAAACCGTTGGAATCGATACCTACACTCTCGTATCCAGCTGAACTGCTGCAACCACCGTCCAGTAGCCAAGAGTCGTTGGATCAACATGCATCAAGGCGGATGCAAGACAAAATCAAAGCCCCTAAGCTTAATTTCAACCAAACCACAACGCTGTCCACTATACCTGCCAGTTTGCTAAACGTAACCGAAACACCTACGGAACTTCCGCCGGTTCCGGAGCTACCGGCACATGTCCATCAGGAAGACGAAAATGTCGCACAACCTCCGCTGGTACCTAAgctgaaggtgaaaattccGAAGCAGTACTGTACACCCATCGAGAGCGAGGACTCATCTACTGAGAGTGACTACGACTACAACGAAGCGGACGAGGACGATGATGACGACGTGGAAGGTGGTGGCGAGAACGAAATGCAACAGACTCCGGCGATGGCAGAG ATTACGTCGCATCCGCCAGCAATGGATCACCTTGTGGACACACCAGCTTCGACTAATTGCCGGATAGAAGATGACATGAAACTCGATCCTGTCGAAATGGACATCGAGGAAGAAGGTGACAGGCAACCGGTCAGTTTGCCACCAGAAATGGGTCCAGCTCCGATGCCACAACATCATCGAACAGAGATAGAAAAACCTGCCTCACCGGAACCGATGGCCGTGGATGAAACAAGTCAGCATCCAGTGCCATTGGATCATGAGCAAGCTGCACCAGAACCACCGGTTGCAAAATCTTCAATAGAACCGGAACCACCATCGGATGGTATCGTTATAGCGGACGAAGACTCTCAAATGTTTGACCTGACGCTTGACGAACCCTTGGACAAAATTCATATACGAGACTTCATCAAAATTTGTCTCCAATCGACGGTTCCCTTTTGTTTGTACTGCAATCACGCCAGACGAATCGCCGTCAATGGTAAATATCTGGCCTTGCATTTGATAGCAACGCATCGTTTTCAAGCGACTGTGAACAGCATAACGGCCGAGGAATTACTGCCGGCAACGATTGTTCAGCGATTTAAGGTCTGCCTGGACGAGTTGGAACCGATGTTCTTCAACTTGGAAACGTTCGATAGTAGCTGGACCGCGGAGCAGAAAGCAGTCACCTATCCGAAGCAATTTGAATGCTTTCAGTGCCGTTTCATAACAACGATCCACAAGGAACTGTACCTGCACAATCGCAAAATGCACCAAAAGTCACTGCTGATTTGCTTGATGTGTCGTGCTAATTTCTTTAGTTACAGTGAGTTACTCTGTCACATGTGTCCGGGAGCACCCAACCGCCTGGGTATTCTGGATTATACGTTCCGGTGCAGTTTGTGTAGTATTGATGGGATCCCCTCGGCTTTCCGGTTGATGGTACATTTaagaaaacgccactttgcgTGCGATGTGTGTTTGGAACAGTGCGTGGAACAGGGTGCGTTGTCCAACCACGTGTGGAAACATAAGTTGCATCATCTGTGCTATCGGTGCGGAATTGCCTACCGCAACAAAGCGGACATCTTGAAGCATCTATTCTGGAAGCACGGAACGGAAGGAGTGTTGTGCAAGAGATGTTTACAAAAGAAGTGGCCCCATGTGTATCATTTCTGTGCACCACCTGCGCAGTTTATTTGCGAGGTATGTCAAATGGGTTTCGGGAAGTCGCTGGCACTGAAGGTGCACCAACGGTTACACAATGGTGAGGAAAAGTATCCCTGCAGTGAAGATGGGTGTGAGAAAAAGTTTATTTCAAAGAAATTGCTGTTAAAGCATGTTCAGCGACATTACGAACCGACACAACCACCTCTTTCACCACCCAAAAATAAGGATCCGACACCGGAACCGGAGCCAATTTCGAAACAGAAAGTGGAGGAGCAGGAAAAACCAGTGGAAGATACTAAACCCGCGAAAGAAGAGTCCATTGATGACGGTAAGGTAAAGGTAGAAGTCAAAGAAGAGAAGAAAGAATCCGATTTGGGGAAGCCTACAGAaaattcacgaaagaaaaagaAGAAGCGATCTAAGGAGGATCAGGAAAAATCACTAACTGATTTGATCAATCTTCCAGCTTTAAATCTCTcggaaagcgatagtagtgacaATTCAGATGCAGAGAATTCGAACACTAGCAGTAAGAGATTCGTGTCTGTGCCGGGAACAACTCTGAGTGAGAGTTCTGGTGATGAACAATCTCCTGCGTTGAAAAAGGAAGAACCAAAAGAAGATGCAACTACCGAAGAATCGACGCAGGCTGGAACAGAACAGGTTATGGCTATTTGGAATAACTTTAAAAATTATCAAGCTAGTAGAACCAATAGTAGGAGGGCATCTTTGGCCGAAGACATAAGCGAGGAACAGTTTGTTGATAAATTGTTAAAAACAAAGATCCTGCATGTTTCTCAATCGGATCACGACTATTGCCGCATGACAAAGAAGGTTTATCCTCAGATCAAAGCAGCGGAGGCAGGAGAAACAATTGTGATCGATGATGATGGAAACCTGGAAGGTGTCAAAAAACGAGAGTCTCTACTGAAAAGTTCTACACAGAGCAGCCATTCGAAGAAACAGAAATCTCCTCGAAAGAGAAAACCTTCTAAAAGTGGCTCTGATTCATCATCTAGTGGTAGTGGAAGTGATTCAGATTCAAGCTGTGAGTGTGGCTCAAACTGCAGCTGTAGTTCGAGTAGTTCTGGAAGTAGTAGCTCATCCTCGGACGATTCGGAAAGTTCAGATGAAAATGCTGCGAAAAAGAAAATTAAGGAGGTAGAAGATAGGCTGGGAAAAGTGAAAGAGGAAGAACAGCCACCAGAGAAGGAGGAAGTTCCTGTGCTACCACCTGAACCTGTCGATCCCGATACCATTATCCGTGAATCAGACCTAGAGACAGACGAATCGGAGACGGATGAAGAATTCTACGATGACCATCCTCAGAAGTTGGCCAATCAGATGCTGGCGGAGAAGCGAAAACAGCTTCTACAACAAACTTGTATGAGCCCACTGAACACCTATGGAATCGTTGAAAACAGTCGACCATCAACGCCGTCTTTGCCACCGGAAGAGCAAGGTGTCAAGAAGAAGGTTAAGCTGAAAAAGAGGAAGCGCGAAAGAAAGTTAGCTAAGAAAACGCCTTTGCAGTTGTTGTCGCAGAAACACCATATGAACATTCCTCCTCTTCTGAATCTGAATCATGTCGATCAGTTTTCACCGGTTCCAGTACTTCAAGCACCACCGCTGACAGCACCACCGGTGTTTCATCAATTAAACAGTCCAAAGATTCCACCTCTAGCTGATCATTCAACACCAAGCACACCCTTGAATACTTTTACTTCGAAGTCTTCATCCAAGACTCTGTCCCCACGTCTTAGCACAGGAAATAGCTCGGAGTCCGATGCTCCACTGAAACGATCTCAACGTAGCCGCAAACCGAATAAATTCTACGGCTACACTAGCGATGAGGAACCAGCATCTGCGTTAACTCCTCAGGCTTCCAAAAACCCCGAAAAGTCCATCCTTTCCGTTATGAAGCCAACACCACCTCCCAATTTAGTTTGGAGCAAAGAAGACCTACCGTCACCGCCGATAGTGAAAACCAAGACTCCCAAACTCAAACAACCAGAGCATCATACTCCGGTTACTAGTCGAGTGCTTCCTTCGCCAATCACACCCGTTCAACAGCCTCCTCGTGTTGTAACAACGCGCATCCCTCAGGCTCCCGTTCACCACATCCATGCAAGTCCGATGAGTACTCCTCACCAAACTGATGCCGACAGCGATTCCAGTCAGGAAGGCGTTCTCCAAATTAGTCACAAACCCATGAAAACTACTCCCCATAGGCCACCACCACCACTACCGAAACTAAAACTATCCATTGCGAAGAAAACGCCCGTTCGAGGGACTCCAAAAGCGCCAGGCTCTCGAAAGCGAGGTTCCGCTAAATCTAAAACCCCAAAATCAGCACCGCCAACTATCCCTCCGGCCACCGCCCGTTCTCTGGCTCCGGACTTCCCTGCGCCTGTAGTTGCCTCAGCACCTCCGTTCGAACCACCCATTATGGATACGAGGATCCCGAAGGTTCCACCACTCGGATCGTTCCCCAGTATTACCACAGAGTTTTTCCCTCCCAACCAGATCCGTATCCCTGCCGGATGGCGCCCACCACGGGAGGGTGAATCCGTTTACTGCTACTGTCGCTGCCCCTACGATGAAGTATCAGAAATGATTGCTTGTGACGGAGACAATTGCCGAATCGAATGGTTCCACTTTGAGTGCGTCGGCATAATTATGCCCCCGAAAGGTAAATGGTTCTGTCCAGAGTGTAAAATGAAACAGCAGGGAAGCGGTGCCGAACCAACGCCCTTTGTTATTGGTGCCGGATCGACGGGCTCTGTCATACCAGCCACTGCCACGCTCGGTGGTCCCGCCCGTATGTTGCAATAA
- the LOC131687074 gene encoding uncharacterized protein K02A2.6-like, which produces MHKITAKETVTRLNTIFTCLGYPRTITLDNAKQFVGTEIEEYSQNHSIHLNHSTPYWPQENGLMERQNRSLLKRLQISNALGRDWRKDLQEYLMMYYTTPHSTTGRTPTELLYGRTIRSKIPALQDIETTPTTSDVADRDQMLKEKGRENEDSRRRARKSSIDLGDTVLMKNLLPGNKLQTTFDPKEYKVVDRLGPRVTIEDPLNGRSYDRNVAHLKKVIDTTQAHIEAPVHNEDSQRAELQEAGDDNSQEEFRRFR; this is translated from the coding sequence GGGTTACCCTAGAACGATAACGCTAGATAACGCAAAACAGTTTGTGGGTACTGAGATAGAAGAATACAGTCAAAATCACAGTATCCACTTAAACCACTCGACACCATACTGGCCCCAAGAGAACGGGTTGATGGAAAGGCAAAACCGGTCACTGCTCAAGCGACTTCAAATTAGCAATGCTCTTGGTAGAGATTGGCGTAAGGATTTACAAGAGTACTTGATGATGTACTACACCACACCGCATTCTACAACTGGACGCACACCCACGGAACTCCTTTACGGTAGAACCATCAGATCCAAAATCCCAGCTCTGCAGGATATTGAAACAACACCAACAACCTCTGATGTTGCAGACAGAGATCAAATGTTGAAAGAAAAGGGAAGGGAAAATGAGGACTCTCGTAGAAGAGCAAGGAAATCATCAATTGATCTTGGAGACACTGTGTTAATGAAAAATCTGTTACCAGGCAATAAGCTCCAAACAACATTCGACCCCAAAGAATACAAGGTCGTTGATCGTTTGGGACCGCGAGTAACGATTGAAGACCCCTTAAATGGAAGATCGTATGACCGAAACGTggcacatttgaaaaaagtcatTGATACAACACAGGCACACATTGAAGCTCCAGTGCACAATGAGGACTCTCAGCGAGCAGAGTTACAGGAAGCAGGAGACGACAATTCACAAGAAGAATTTCGAAGGTTTCGATGA